A DNA window from Stutzerimonas stutzeri contains the following coding sequences:
- a CDS encoding ABC transporter substrate-binding protein, with product MKSYKKILLTAAASLIIGTQAFAAEKLRIGTEGAYPPFNLIDASGKVVGFDLDVAHALCAKMQTECEVVTSDWDGIIPALNAGKFDFLAASMSVTEERKNAVDFTDHYYTNKLQFVAPKSTDFKTDKGYLDGKVIGAQRATIAGTWLEDNLDRVVDIKLYDTQENAYLDLASGRVDGILADTFVQWEWLKSDAGKNFEFKGEPVFDDDKIAIAVRKGNDQLREKLNKALAEIIADGTYKQINDKYFPFSIY from the coding sequence ATGAAGAGCTATAAAAAGATCCTGCTGACCGCTGCTGCCTCGCTGATCATTGGCACCCAGGCATTCGCCGCGGAAAAACTACGGATTGGTACCGAAGGCGCCTACCCACCCTTCAACCTGATTGACGCCAGCGGCAAAGTCGTTGGCTTCGATCTGGACGTCGCTCACGCCCTTTGCGCCAAGATGCAGACCGAGTGCGAAGTGGTCACCTCCGATTGGGACGGCATCATCCCGGCTCTGAACGCCGGCAAGTTCGACTTCCTCGCCGCCTCGATGTCGGTTACCGAAGAGCGCAAGAACGCGGTCGACTTCACCGATCACTACTACACCAACAAGCTGCAATTCGTGGCGCCCAAGTCCACCGACTTCAAGACCGACAAGGGCTACCTGGACGGCAAGGTCATTGGCGCCCAGCGTGCGACCATTGCCGGTACCTGGCTGGAAGACAACCTGGACCGCGTGGTCGACATCAAGCTCTACGACACCCAGGAGAACGCTTACCTGGACCTGGCCTCCGGCCGTGTCGATGGCATCCTCGCTGACACCTTCGTGCAGTGGGAATGGCTCAAGAGCGATGCCGGCAAGAACTTCGAGTTCAAGGGCGAGCCGGTATTCGATGACGACAAAATCGCCATCGCAGTGCGCAAGGGCAACGACCAGCTACGCGAGAAGTTGAACAAGGCACTGGCCGAGATCATTGCTGACGGCACCTACAAGCAGATCAACGACAAGTACTTCCCGTTCAGCATTTACTGA
- a CDS encoding ABC transporter ATP-binding protein, protein MAEAIPALEIRNLHKRYGDLEVLKGISLTARDGDVISILGSSGSGKSTFLRCINMLENPHEGEILVAGEQLKLKRDKQGDLVAADGKQLNRIRSELGFVFQNFNLWPHMTILDNIIEAPRRVLGQSKAEATEVAEALLAKVGIADKRHVYPNQLSGGQQQRAAIARTLAMQPKVILFDEPTSALDPEMVQEVLTVIRSLAEEGRTMLLVTHEMNFAKQVSSEVVFLHQGLVEEQGTPEQVFDNPQSARCKQFMSSHR, encoded by the coding sequence ATGGCCGAGGCCATCCCTGCACTGGAAATCCGCAACCTGCACAAGCGCTACGGCGATCTGGAAGTTCTCAAAGGCATTTCGCTGACCGCCCGCGACGGCGATGTGATTTCCATCCTCGGCTCTTCAGGTTCCGGCAAGTCCACCTTTCTGCGCTGCATCAACATGCTGGAAAATCCCCACGAGGGCGAGATTCTGGTGGCCGGCGAGCAGCTCAAGCTCAAGCGCGACAAGCAGGGTGACCTGGTCGCTGCCGACGGCAAGCAGCTCAACCGGATTCGCAGCGAATTGGGTTTCGTGTTCCAGAACTTCAACCTCTGGCCGCATATGACCATCCTCGACAACATCATCGAGGCCCCTCGCCGGGTGCTCGGCCAGAGCAAGGCGGAAGCCACCGAAGTTGCTGAGGCTCTGCTGGCCAAGGTCGGCATCGCCGACAAACGTCATGTCTACCCCAATCAATTGTCCGGTGGTCAGCAGCAGCGCGCGGCAATCGCCCGTACGTTGGCGATGCAGCCCAAGGTGATCCTGTTCGACGAACCCACCTCGGCGTTGGACCCCGAGATGGTACAAGAAGTGCTTACAGTGATCCGGTCGCTCGCCGAGGAAGGCCGGACTATGCTGCTCGTCACCCACGAAATGAATTTCGCCAAGCAGGTTTCCAGCGAAGTCGTGTTTCTTCACCAGGGCCTGGTCGAGGAACAGGGGACGCCCGAGCAGGTATTTGACAATCCTCAATCGGCGCGCTGTAAACAATTCATGTCCAGCCATCGCTAA
- a CDS encoding BCCT family transporter, producing the protein MDAARKLPKAIILFPVFIPAVIVTLLLVIGTISNPELAGEVFSSTLALITTNFGWFYMLSVAFFLVFIVGIAMTPWGNIKLGPDHAEPQYSFPAWFAMLFSAGYGIALLFFGVAEPVLHYASPPAGAGETVDAAKQAMQIAFFHWGFHIWAIYGLTGLVLAYFSFRHGLPLSMRSALYPIIGERIYGPIGHVVDIFAILGTLFGIATTLGLSVTQINAGINYLWPSIPISINVQIIAIAIITGLAICSVVAGLDKGVKNLSLLNMVLAIGLMLFVFLVGPTIFILETFLQNTGSYLNNIIERTFNLQAYSRSDWIGNWTLFIFGWTIAWSPFVGLFIAKISRGRTIRQFVFGVMFVPTIFTFLWFSVFGDTALHMIMVEGYTSLISDVQADNAIALFKLFELLPMTSIASFLAVVLIITFFVTSSDSGSLVIDSLAAGGALHTPVWQRVFWASIEGVVASALLLAGGLSALQTMTIASALPFAIIMMIAALGMWRALVIEGHHETSLQSHMQGSRLASNAGPGLWKKRLAGMVSFPSREDVDGFMNTTVLKAMRRVQRELSGQEWAAEVHTDEAHSRLYLEVIKDDQVDFIYEIRAVGYAMPAFALTEGPEADEQYYRAEVFLRRGGQHYDVYGYDQADIISDILDQFEKYLHFLHISPGSLPWKMAEHDEMLTDDPEQPKPDPS; encoded by the coding sequence ATGGACGCCGCTAGGAAATTGCCCAAGGCCATCATTCTGTTCCCTGTATTCATTCCAGCCGTGATCGTCACGCTGCTGCTGGTGATCGGGACCATCAGCAATCCAGAATTGGCCGGTGAAGTCTTTAGCTCAACGCTGGCCTTGATCACCACCAACTTCGGTTGGTTTTACATGCTCTCGGTGGCCTTTTTCCTGGTGTTCATCGTCGGCATCGCTATGACGCCCTGGGGCAACATCAAGCTGGGGCCGGACCACGCCGAGCCGCAGTACAGCTTTCCCGCCTGGTTCGCGATGTTGTTTTCCGCCGGTTACGGCATTGCCCTGCTCTTCTTCGGCGTGGCCGAGCCCGTGCTGCACTACGCCTCGCCGCCGGCCGGCGCCGGGGAAACCGTCGACGCAGCGAAGCAGGCGATGCAGATCGCCTTCTTCCACTGGGGCTTCCATATCTGGGCCATCTACGGCCTGACCGGCCTGGTGCTGGCTTACTTCTCGTTCCGCCACGGCCTGCCGCTGTCGATGCGCTCGGCGCTGTACCCGATCATCGGCGAGCGCATCTACGGGCCGATTGGCCATGTGGTGGATATCTTCGCGATCCTCGGCACGCTGTTCGGCATCGCCACCACGCTTGGCCTGTCCGTCACTCAGATCAATGCGGGCATCAACTACCTCTGGCCGTCGATACCGATCAGCATCAACGTGCAGATCATCGCCATCGCCATCATCACCGGCCTGGCAATCTGCTCGGTGGTCGCCGGCCTCGACAAGGGCGTGAAGAACCTATCGCTGCTGAACATGGTCCTGGCGATCGGCCTGATGCTCTTCGTGTTTCTGGTCGGCCCAACCATTTTTATTCTCGAAACCTTCCTGCAGAACACCGGCAGCTACCTGAACAACATCATCGAGCGCACCTTCAACCTGCAGGCCTACAGCCGCAGCGACTGGATCGGCAACTGGACGCTGTTCATCTTCGGCTGGACCATCGCCTGGTCGCCCTTCGTCGGGCTGTTTATCGCCAAGATCAGCCGCGGCCGGACCATCCGCCAGTTCGTCTTCGGCGTGATGTTCGTGCCGACCATCTTCACCTTTCTCTGGTTCTCGGTGTTCGGCGACACCGCACTGCACATGATCATGGTCGAGGGTTACACCTCGCTGATCTCCGATGTGCAGGCCGATAACGCCATTGCGCTGTTCAAACTGTTCGAACTGCTGCCGATGACGTCCATCGCCTCGTTCCTGGCGGTGGTGCTGATCATCACCTTCTTCGTCACCTCGTCGGACTCCGGCTCGCTGGTCATCGACTCGCTGGCTGCAGGCGGCGCGCTGCATACCCCCGTGTGGCAGCGGGTGTTCTGGGCCAGCATCGAGGGTGTCGTGGCATCCGCCCTGCTGCTTGCCGGCGGCCTCAGCGCGCTACAGACCATGACCATCGCCAGCGCGCTGCCCTTCGCGATCATCATGATGATTGCGGCACTCGGCATGTGGCGGGCGCTGGTGATCGAAGGCCACCACGAAACCAGTCTGCAAAGCCACATGCAGGGCAGCCGGCTGGCGAGCAATGCAGGTCCCGGACTGTGGAAAAAACGCCTGGCCGGGATGGTCAGCTTCCCCAGCCGGGAAGATGTCGACGGCTTCATGAACACCACCGTACTCAAGGCCATGCGCCGCGTGCAGCGCGAACTCAGCGGTCAGGAATGGGCCGCCGAAGTGCACACCGATGAAGCGCATTCGCGGCTCTACCTCGAGGTCATCAAGGACGACCAGGTGGATTTCATCTACGAGATCCGCGCGGTCGGTTACGCCATGCCGGCCTTCGCCCTGACCGAGGGGCCCGAGGCCGACGAGCAGTACTATCGCGCCGAAGTGTTCCTGCGCCGCGGCGGCCAGCATTACGACGTCTACGGGTACGACCAGGCGGACATCATCAGCGACATACTCGACCAGTTCGAGAAGTACCTGCACTTCCTGCACATCTCGCCTGGCAGCTTGCCGTGGAAGATGGCGGAACACGATGAAATGCTGACTGACGATCCCGAGCAGCCCAAACCCGACCCGTCCTGA
- a CDS encoding substrate-binding periplasmic protein: protein MPLFRIATSLAFALAISDSHAEQLQFVTEDFPPFTYAQTSTDDDIVAGPFVEIVAAVCAKLQIDCPVQLLPWRRALALAEAGEAQGIFTVIRSPEREQAFHLTRMLVTSRYGVYARTANRFVFHHPQDLAGRTVAVYGPSGTSFVLGQHLTRVTDVQLILESDNRRLMRMLQAKRFGEQGVAVVNQDVAWHLIEHEQLTDIHEAGELQAVSYGIGLSREAVSVGEFQRFNEALEGLVGDGTVARILRSHGLEPAF from the coding sequence ATGCCTTTATTCCGGATCGCGACGTCGCTCGCGTTCGCCTTGGCGATCAGCGATAGCCACGCCGAACAGCTGCAATTCGTGACCGAAGACTTCCCTCCATTCACCTATGCCCAGACGAGCACCGACGACGACATCGTTGCCGGCCCCTTTGTCGAAATTGTCGCGGCCGTGTGCGCGAAGCTGCAGATCGACTGCCCGGTGCAACTACTGCCCTGGCGTCGCGCATTGGCGCTGGCCGAGGCCGGTGAAGCCCAGGGCATCTTCACAGTGATCCGCTCGCCGGAGCGCGAGCAGGCGTTCCATCTCACCCGCATGCTGGTGACTTCGCGCTACGGTGTGTACGCCCGCACCGCCAACCGTTTCGTGTTTCACCATCCGCAGGATCTGGCCGGTCGAACGGTAGCGGTCTATGGGCCATCCGGCACCTCGTTCGTGCTCGGTCAACACCTGACCAGGGTGACCGATGTACAGCTGATCCTGGAGTCCGATAACCGCCGGCTGATGCGCATGCTGCAGGCCAAGCGCTTCGGCGAGCAGGGTGTGGCGGTGGTCAACCAGGATGTCGCCTGGCATCTGATCGAACATGAGCAGCTGACGGATATCCACGAGGCAGGCGAACTGCAGGCGGTTTCCTATGGCATCGGGCTTTCTCGTGAAGCCGTGAGCGTGGGTGAGTTCCAGCGCTTCAATGAGGCATTGGAGGGGCTGGTCGGCGATGGCACAGTCGCCCGCATCCTGCGAAGCCATGGCCTGGAGCCGGCATTTTAG
- a CDS encoding TonB-dependent receptor, which translates to MLCRTSLCLSISLASLSLGSSLAVAADEATELETVTISATRARSEAGKTPQKITVIDREQIEQQLAITADHGAILSNLIPSYSPSRQKMSSAGETFRGRSALILIDGVPQSTPLRDSQRDGYVIDLSMVERIEVIHGASAEHGLGATGGIINYVTRRPASGALRQHTGVSFTAPGRYESEGLGYKLDYRVEGTQGDFDYLAAASWQSQGMFYDANGDLIGVDDTQGDVMDSTSTDLLLKLGYWLDDNQNIGLMVNRYQVEGEHEYVNVPGDADAEIPATSRKGSPQGKAPQNEVLATSLSYKHADLYGNELGLQLYTQRFRGRFGGGTNDSFQDPSIAPAGTLFDQSQNESDKIGGKLTISRDGMLDNRLMLTGGLDVLQDTTSQQLILTDREWVPETVFRNYAPFLQAEIRVLDQLTLHAGVRHEFADLDVDSFKTIASTNPGLGGVNVEGGNPTFEETLYNAGVVWQMADWVQLFANYSEGFGMPDVGRVLRGISEPNTSVDSFLDLQPVVTENREIGLRLNHGPFDAELSYYESNADLGSRLNSVGGVYQVRRERTEIDGIELTGGWQVNKAHRLKVMYAQVNGQSDTNGDGKVDTDLDGANIAPDRYGISWQANWSGKLHSLLQANHYASRDFDTPGLEFDGYTLVDASLGYRLPVGEASLGIENLFNEDYLTYYSQAANTGTKITRDGRVFNGRGRTLTLGYQLSF; encoded by the coding sequence GTGCTTTGCAGAACCAGTCTGTGCCTGTCCATCTCGCTTGCATCTCTTTCACTCGGGTCTTCGCTGGCCGTCGCGGCAGATGAGGCGACGGAGCTTGAAACGGTCACCATCAGTGCAACGCGGGCCAGAAGCGAAGCAGGCAAGACTCCGCAGAAGATCACCGTGATCGACCGCGAGCAAATCGAACAGCAGCTGGCGATCACCGCGGACCATGGCGCGATCCTGAGCAATCTGATTCCTTCCTATTCGCCGAGCCGGCAGAAGATGAGCAGCGCAGGTGAAACCTTTCGGGGTCGCTCAGCGTTGATCTTGATCGATGGCGTACCGCAGTCGACGCCGCTACGCGACAGTCAGCGCGACGGCTATGTCATCGACCTGTCGATGGTCGAACGTATCGAGGTGATTCATGGCGCCAGCGCCGAACACGGCCTGGGTGCGACCGGCGGGATCATCAACTATGTCACCCGCCGCCCAGCCAGTGGAGCGTTGCGCCAGCACACGGGGGTCAGTTTCACCGCACCGGGCAGATATGAATCCGAAGGGCTGGGCTACAAGCTGGATTATCGTGTCGAGGGCACTCAAGGCGATTTCGATTACCTTGCCGCCGCAAGCTGGCAGAGCCAAGGCATGTTTTACGACGCCAACGGCGACCTGATCGGCGTGGATGACACCCAGGGCGACGTAATGGACTCGACCAGCACCGACCTGCTGCTCAAGCTCGGGTACTGGCTAGACGACAATCAGAACATCGGCCTGATGGTCAATCGCTACCAGGTGGAGGGCGAGCATGAATACGTCAACGTCCCCGGCGATGCCGACGCCGAGATACCCGCTACGTCGCGCAAAGGCAGTCCGCAGGGCAAGGCACCGCAGAACGAGGTGCTGGCCACCAGCCTGTCGTACAAACACGCCGACCTGTACGGCAATGAGCTGGGGCTGCAACTGTATACGCAGCGATTCCGCGGCCGCTTCGGCGGCGGTACCAACGACAGCTTCCAAGACCCCAGCATCGCGCCAGCGGGGACGCTCTTCGATCAGTCGCAAAATGAGTCGGACAAGATCGGCGGCAAGCTGACGATCAGCCGCGACGGCATGCTCGACAACCGCCTGATGCTCACCGGCGGCCTCGACGTGCTGCAGGACACCACCAGCCAGCAACTGATCCTCACCGACAGGGAATGGGTGCCGGAAACGGTATTTCGCAACTACGCCCCATTCCTCCAGGCAGAGATCCGTGTGCTCGATCAACTTACGTTGCATGCCGGCGTGCGGCACGAGTTCGCCGACCTGGACGTGGACAGCTTCAAGACCATCGCGTCCACCAATCCCGGGCTGGGTGGCGTAAACGTCGAAGGCGGTAACCCGACATTCGAGGAAACGCTCTACAACGCCGGCGTGGTATGGCAGATGGCCGACTGGGTACAGCTGTTTGCCAACTATTCCGAAGGCTTCGGCATGCCGGATGTCGGCCGCGTGCTGCGTGGAATCAGCGAGCCGAATACCAGCGTAGACAGCTTCCTCGACCTGCAGCCGGTCGTAACCGAGAACCGCGAAATCGGCTTGCGTCTGAATCACGGGCCATTCGATGCGGAGCTCAGCTATTACGAATCCAACGCGGATCTCGGCTCGCGTCTGAATAGCGTCGGCGGGGTCTATCAGGTTCGCCGCGAGCGCACCGAGATCGATGGTATCGAGCTCACCGGCGGCTGGCAGGTGAACAAGGCGCATCGCCTGAAGGTGATGTACGCCCAGGTCAACGGCCAGTCCGATACCAACGGCGACGGCAAGGTCGACACGGACCTCGATGGCGCGAATATCGCGCCGGATCGTTACGGCATTAGCTGGCAGGCAAACTGGAGCGGCAAGCTGCACAGCCTGCTGCAGGCCAACCACTACGCCAGTCGCGATTTTGATACGCCTGGGCTGGAGTTCGACGGTTACACCCTTGTCGACGCCTCTCTGGGCTATCGCCTTCCAGTCGGTGAGGCCAGTCTTGGAATCGAGAATCTGTTCAACGAAGACTATCTGACCTACTACTCGCAGGCGGCCAACACGGGCACGAAGATCACCCGCGATGGGCGGGTGTTCAATGGCCGTGGACGGACCCTCACCCTCGGCTATCAGCTCAGTTTCTAA
- a CDS encoding thermonuclease family protein, giving the protein MLRYLLAVLLVTALPASAESFECRVIGIADGNSFSCRTVEGDRIRIRLAEIDTPELRQPYGSQARQTLSSYVFGKNVELTVQGRDELGRTLARVKVANVDVNSEMVRTGAAWAYRGHLKDRTLLDLEAVAREFKRGLWSLHKSEQQPPWEWRKNMRSSR; this is encoded by the coding sequence ATGCTCCGCTACCTACTTGCCGTCCTGCTCGTCACTGCCCTGCCTGCCTCTGCCGAATCGTTCGAGTGCCGGGTGATCGGCATCGCTGATGGCAACTCGTTCAGCTGCCGGACCGTCGAAGGCGACCGGATCCGGATCAGGCTGGCCGAGATCGACACGCCGGAGCTGAGGCAGCCTTACGGCAGTCAAGCTCGACAGACACTCTCCAGCTACGTCTTCGGCAAGAACGTCGAGCTAACGGTCCAGGGCCGCGATGAGCTTGGCAGGACCCTGGCGCGGGTCAAGGTCGCCAATGTCGACGTGAACTCGGAGATGGTCAGAACGGGCGCAGCCTGGGCGTACCGCGGCCATTTGAAAGACCGCACGCTGCTTGACCTGGAAGCCGTCGCGCGCGAGTTCAAGCGCGGCCTGTGGTCGTTACACAAGTCCGAGCAGCAGCCTCCATGGGAATGGCGCAAGAACATGCGCAGTAGCCGCTAG
- a CDS encoding substrate-binding periplasmic protein: MHGIFSILLIWLLSATTPAGAAQWRFVTEDFPPFTYPADTPVSETAGVAAAGPFVEVVHAICARLQHQCTITLYPWRRAFRLAEQGQVDGIFTLTRSPQREQVFHISRMLVTSRYSVFAQTDSSFVFNHPNDMTGRRVGVYGPSGTSYVLSERLKSVPDVRFHLTADNRRLLRMLQSGRFGVEGVAVLNQDVAWHLIEDERLKGIREAGELGPISYGIGLSRKTVSAAQFEAFEQALDAAIGDGTVPAILRRHKLEAAY, encoded by the coding sequence GTGCATGGGATTTTCTCGATTCTGCTGATATGGCTGTTGTCGGCCACCACCCCGGCCGGTGCGGCACAGTGGCGTTTCGTAACCGAAGACTTCCCCCCGTTCACCTATCCGGCTGACACCCCAGTTAGCGAAACTGCAGGCGTTGCCGCGGCCGGCCCGTTTGTCGAGGTGGTGCATGCGATCTGCGCGCGCTTGCAGCACCAATGCACGATCACCTTGTATCCCTGGCGGCGAGCATTTCGCCTAGCGGAGCAGGGCCAGGTCGATGGCATCTTCACGCTGACCCGCTCACCGCAGCGCGAGCAGGTATTCCACATCAGCCGAATGCTGGTCACTTCCCGCTACAGCGTGTTCGCCCAGACTGACAGCAGCTTTGTCTTCAACCATCCCAACGATATGACGGGCCGGCGGGTTGGCGTCTATGGGCCATCCGGAACCTCCTACGTACTGTCCGAACGCCTCAAGTCGGTGCCTGACGTGCGTTTTCACCTCACCGCCGACAACCGCCGACTCTTGCGCATGTTGCAATCCGGCCGCTTTGGGGTGGAAGGCGTGGCGGTGCTCAATCAGGATGTCGCCTGGCACCTGATCGAGGACGAACGTCTCAAGGGCATACGCGAGGCTGGGGAATTGGGCCCGATCAGCTACGGCATCGGCCTCTCCCGCAAAACAGTGAGCGCGGCACAGTTCGAAGCCTTCGAACAGGCGCTGGACGCGGCTATAGGGGATGGCACGGTGCCGGCAATTCTGCGCCGCCATAAACTCGAAGCCGCGTACTGA
- a CDS encoding oxidative damage protection protein — MTRTVNCRKYNEELPGLERPPFPGPKGEDIYNNISKQAWDDWQKHQTMLINERRLNMMNAEDRKFLQGEMDKFFSGEDYAKAEGYVPPSE; from the coding sequence ATGACCCGCACCGTGAACTGCCGCAAGTACAACGAAGAACTCCCCGGCCTCGAGCGCCCGCCGTTTCCAGGCCCGAAAGGCGAGGACATCTACAACAACATCTCCAAGCAGGCCTGGGATGATTGGCAGAAGCACCAGACGATGCTGATCAACGAGCGCCGGCTGAACATGATGAACGCCGAAGACCGCAAGTTCCTCCAGGGCGAGATGGACAAGTTCTTCTCCGGCGAGGATTACGCCAAGGCCGAAGGCTACGTTCCGCCGAGCGAATGA
- the mutY gene encoding A/G-specific adenine glycosylase — MSPEQFGAAVLDWFDRHGRKDLPWQQNITPYRVWVSEIMLQQTQVSTVLGYFDRFMEALPSVEALAIAEEDEVLHLWTGLGYYSRARNLHKTAKLIVAEHRGIFPANVDQLAEFPGIGRSTAGAIASISLGLRAPILDGNVKRVLARYVAQDGYPGEPKVARQLWEVAERFTPQQRVNHYTQAMMDLGATLCTRSRPSCLLCPLKVGCRAHLLGRETEFPVPKPRKALPQKRTLMPLLANRDGAILLYRRPSTGLWGGLWSLPELDDLAALDPLAERHALQLEERRELPGLTHTFSHFQLAIEPWLIRVKSAPDAVAEADWLWYNLATPPRLGLAAPVKTLLKRAAAELHAGENP, encoded by the coding sequence ATGAGTCCGGAGCAATTCGGCGCGGCGGTCCTCGACTGGTTCGACCGTCACGGCCGCAAGGATCTGCCCTGGCAGCAGAACATCACGCCGTACCGGGTCTGGGTGTCGGAGATCATGCTGCAGCAGACTCAGGTCAGCACCGTGCTCGGTTACTTCGACCGCTTCATGGAGGCGCTGCCCAGCGTCGAGGCGCTCGCCATCGCCGAGGAAGATGAAGTGCTGCACCTGTGGACCGGCCTCGGCTACTACAGTCGCGCACGCAATCTGCACAAGACCGCGAAGCTCATCGTTGCCGAGCACCGCGGCATATTCCCGGCGAATGTCGACCAGCTTGCCGAATTTCCTGGCATAGGTCGCTCCACAGCGGGCGCCATCGCCAGCATCAGTCTGGGCCTGCGCGCGCCGATCCTCGACGGCAACGTCAAGCGCGTGCTGGCCCGCTACGTCGCCCAGGATGGCTATCCCGGCGAGCCGAAAGTCGCTCGCCAGCTGTGGGAGGTAGCCGAGCGCTTCACCCCGCAGCAGCGCGTCAATCATTACACCCAGGCGATGATGGATCTCGGCGCGACGCTGTGCACCCGCAGCCGGCCAAGCTGCCTGCTCTGCCCGCTCAAGGTTGGCTGCCGTGCCCACCTGCTGGGGCGCGAAACCGAGTTCCCAGTGCCCAAGCCGCGCAAGGCGCTGCCGCAGAAGCGCACGCTAATGCCACTGCTGGCCAATCGCGACGGCGCCATCCTGCTTTACCGGCGCCCGTCTACCGGCCTGTGGGGCGGGCTATGGAGCCTGCCTGAACTGGACGACCTCGCCGCGCTCGATCCGCTGGCCGAGCGTCACGCCCTGCAGCTGGAGGAACGCCGTGAGCTGCCAGGGCTGACCCACACCTTCAGCCACTTCCAGCTGGCCATCGAGCCCTGGCTGATCAGGGTCAAGTCCGCGCCCGACGCCGTGGCCGAGGCCGACTGGCTCTGGTATAACCTCGCCACCCCGCCGCGCCTCGGCCTTGCCGCGCCGGTAAAGACACTGCTCAAGCGCGCCGCCGCTGAATTGCATGCAGGAGAAAATCCATGA